A genomic segment from Aegilops tauschii subsp. strangulata cultivar AL8/78 chromosome 1, Aet v6.0, whole genome shotgun sequence encodes:
- the LOC109744176 gene encoding putative laccase-11, with translation MAMGMGMGSARRLRCASPACLLLAFLLAMPGLTAGLTRRYTFNVTMATVTRLCTTKSIPTVNGRFPGPRITVREGDRLVVSVHNNINNNVTFHWHGVRQLRSAWADGPAYITQCPMRPGQSYVYNFRIVGQRGTLWWHAHFSWLRATLHGPLVILPPRGVPYPFPKPYREVPLMLGEWFNADPEAVIKQALQTGGGPNVSDAYTFNGFPGPTYNCSGGGNSTFKLKVKPGRTYMLRLINAALNDELFFAVANHTLTVVQADASYVKPFAATTLVISPGQTMDVLLTAATNPSSTAFAIAVAPYTNTVGTFDNTTATAVLEYTPQRPAALRGLPAPPLPRYNDTGAVTNFSSNFRSLASARYPARVPLSVDRSFFFAVGLGADPCQSPVNGTCQGPNNTRFAASINNVSFVMPKTSLLQAHYQRRYNGVLAANFPAAPLRKFNYTGTPPNNTFVTHGTRVVPLAFNTSVEVVLQDTSIQGAESHPLHLHGYDFHVVGTGFGNYDAANDTAKYNLVDPVQRNTISVPTAGWVAIRFVANNPGVWIMHCHLDVHLSWGLSMAWLVNDGPLPNQKLPPPPSDIPTC, from the exons ATGGCAATGGGAATGGGGATGGGTAGTGCTCGCCGCCTCCGGTGCGCCTCCCCTGCATGCCTCCTCCTGGCCTTCCTCCTGGCCATGCCGGGCCTCACCGCCGGCCTCACCCGCCGCTACACCTTCAACGTGACGATGGCGACGGTGACGCGGCTGTGCACGACCAAGAGCATCCCGACGGTGAACGGGAGGTTCCCGGGGCCGAGGATCACGGTGCGGGAGGGCGACCGGCTCGTCGTCAGCGTCcacaacaacatcaacaacaacGTCACCTTCCACTGGCACGGGGTGCGGCAGCTGCGGAGCGCCTGGGCGGACGGCCCGGCCTACATCACGCAGTGCCCCATGCGCCCCGGCCAGAGCTACGTCTACAACTTCCGCATCGTCGGCCAGCGCGGCACCCTCTGGTGGCACGCCCACTTCTCCTGGCTCCGCGCCACCCTCCACGGCCCCCTCGTCATCCTCCCGCCCCGCGGCGTCCCCTACCCTTTCCCCAAGCCCTACCGTGAAGTCCCCCTCATGCTCG GTGAGTGGTTCAACGCCGACCCGGAGGCGGTGATCAAGCAGGCGCTGCAGACCGGCGGTGGGCCCAACGTGTCCGACGCCTACACCTTCAACGGCTTCCCTGGCCCGACGTACAACTGCTCGGGCGGCGGCAACAGCACGTTCAAGCTCAAGGTGAAGCCCGGGAGGACGTACATGCTGCGGCTCATCAACGCGGCGCTCAACGACGAGCTCTTCTTCGCGGTGGCCAACCACACGCTCACCGTCGTGCAGGCGGACGCCAGCTACGTCAAGCCGTTCGCCGCCACCACGCTCGTCATCTCGCCGGGCCAGACCATGGACGTGCTCCTCACCGCGGCCACCAACCCGTCCTCCACGGCCTTCGCCATTGCCGTCGCGCCCTACACCAACACCGTGGGCACCTTCGACAACACCACCGCCACCGCCGTCCTCGAGTACACCCCGCAGCGGCCCGCCGCGCTCCGCGGCCTCCCGGCGCCGCCGCTCCCGCGGTACAACGACACGGGCGCGGTGACCAACTTCTCGTCCAACTTCCGGAGCCTCGCGAGCGCGCGGTACCCGGCGCGGGTGCCGCTGAGCGTGGACCGGAGCTTCTTCTTCGCCGTGGGGCTGGGCGCCGACCCGTGCCAGAGCCCGGTGAACGGGACGTGCCAGGGCCCCAACAACACCCGGTTCGCGGCGTCCATCAACAACGTGTCGTTCGTGATGCCCAAGACATCGCTCCTGCAGGCGCACTACCAGCGCCGGTACAACGGCGTGCTCGCCGCCAACTTCCCCGCGGCGCCGCTGCGCAAGTTCAACTACACCGGCACGCCGCCCAACAACACGTTCGTGACCCACGGCACCCGGGTGGTGCCGCTCGCCTTCAACACCTCCGTGGAGGTGGTGCTGCAGGACACCAGCATCCAGGGCGCCGAGAGCCACCCGCTGCACCTGCACGGCTACGACTTCCACGTCGTCGGCACGGGGTTCGGCAACTACGACGCCGCCAACGACACCGCCAAGTACAACCTCGTCGACCCGGTGCAGCGGAACACCATCAGCGTGCCCACCGCCGGCTGGGTCGCCATCCGCTTCGTCGCCAACAACCCCG GTGTTTGGATCATGCACTGCCACCTGGACGTGCACCTGAGCTGGGGCCTGTCCATGGCGTGGCTTGTCAACGACGGGCCGCTGCCGAACCAGAAGCTGCCGCCTCCGCCCTCCGATATCCCCACGTGCTAG